The following proteins are encoded in a genomic region of Candidatus Krumholzibacteriia bacterium:
- a CDS encoding DUF4136 domain-containing protein, whose translation MKTSFGKQCAALALVLLAGCAGRKVDVITNVDPAFDFSKARTYRWLNTPAATIFQNLFTAANVSVDELDARIKAAADAELAEKGFQKSEEAALILTYGVAASERMLSNPTPSTTDWNPTQDPKKYGSVVLALDFLDPATNTRIWRGAAMTDMMSGEGRERVQGVIVQILQEFPPKK comes from the coding sequence TTGAAGACGAGCTTCGGCAAACAGTGCGCGGCGCTGGCGCTGGTCCTTCTCGCGGGCTGCGCCGGGCGTAAGGTCGACGTGATCACCAACGTCGATCCGGCCTTCGATTTTTCCAAGGCACGCACGTATCGCTGGTTGAACACGCCCGCGGCCACCATCTTTCAGAACCTCTTCACGGCGGCGAACGTGTCGGTGGACGAGCTGGACGCGCGCATCAAAGCGGCGGCCGACGCCGAGCTGGCGGAGAAGGGCTTTCAGAAGAGCGAGGAAGCCGCACTCATCCTCACCTATGGGGTCGCCGCAAGCGAGCGCATGCTGAGCAACCCGACCCCGAGCACCACCGACTGGAATCCGACGCAGGATCCGAAAAAATACGGCTCCGTCGTCCTGGCCCTGGATTTCCTCGACCCGGCCACGAACACCCGGATCTGGAGGGGCGCCGCCATGACCGACATGATGAGCGGCGAAGGGCGTGAGCGAGTCCAGGGCGTCATCGTGCAGATCCTGCAAGAGTTCCCGCCCAAGAAGTAG
- a CDS encoding S8 family serine peptidase produces the protein MTFSRLRIAAGLLAALTTLASSALAQPPPRQIPDEVLIKFKRTAPASERALVRANLHAQTLHDFSRIGVEHLKVQGMTVDQAIQRYRNNPHVEFIEPNYEIHAELVPNDPRFPEMYGLRNTGQTGGTAGADIKAVNAWDVFTGNPNTMIGVIDTGVDYNHPDLAANVWTNPGEIPGNSIDDDHNGYVDDVHGYDFFNNDGDPFDDNGHGTHCSGTIAAVGNNNIGVTGVNWNAKIVGIKFLSSGGSGSTDGAIAGVNYAITVGVRLTSNSWGGGGFSQALLDAINAAGAAGQLFVAAAGNSSANTDVSPHYPSAYNSPYIIAVAASDHNDNLASFSNYGATTVDLAAPGDDILSTLPGNSYGLLSGTSMATPHVSGVVGLTWGRFPSMQNLLVKDLILNRVDVKASLQGRVLTNGRLNAFMTIADPDTLPPGAVANLSTSDPSSNALVLHWTATGDDGGTGRASSYDIRYSTSPITDANFGLATPVTGPDPQTAGSAETFEVGGLDFSTTYYFALKALDEYSNPGPLSNVATGTTLGIPDITAAPASFMAELLTGGTDTQVLTLTNDGAGTLDFTIPTPVLAFSTPVIFPYVPLAKGEDDWRIGAPVTDSQGGPDAAGYRWMDSNEPGGPAFSWVDITGVGTQLALTGDDAISPALPLGMSFPFYGTSFNSVRVCTNGFLSFTDGSTAFDNQLLPNSGAPANLLAAFWDDLDFGTTPRVYTYFDGIRFIVSWVGAPHYQSGGPYTFQAILYPTGEIVVQYQTMGAPTNSATVGIQNAAKSIGLTTAYNTDYVVNGLAVRFAQVPQWLTVSPTSGRIHAGQSQLVQVHFDASGLLGGNYSGSIHVQSNDPDESDVALTASLHVIGAPDIGVTPASLAFGTVFVGASPTQNLTVSNPGTDDLVITGITSDDAFVTTAPSSFTLPPRSAQLVTVTYHPTSVRATNATLSIASNDPDSPTTTVAVTGDAVPAPSFSVNPESFDVSLLTNTATTQNLRVTNSGGSNYVFTAQALTFAASGTVDVQGDADNVFIDKGMQDVLSGPQAEQSGGPDVFGYTYQDSDVPGGPTFSWVDIRAVGTNIPMTGDDVNTGPYPIGFNFPFYGTNFSNFRISTNGFVSFTSTLSALSNTTLPNTGSGVPENLLAVFWDDMNFLTVRRAYYYNDGTRLIIQYQEVPRFGDSTHPNTFEIILYPTGQIVYQYLSITATTRNSHTIGMQNAAKTDGLQVVFNNAAYIHDGLAIRFRPPARFLTVTPPSGSVPPGGFVDLTVGFNAAGLFGGDYHGAVRLSGNDPILPQRDVPATLHVTGVPDLATTPTSIDFGDIFVGFPALRQLTVLNVGTDDLTVTNIVPSHPAYGVDQTAFTIPPLGSAVVFVSFSPPGPGAVPATLTIASDDPDSPNTVVPLAGNGLIPPDVGVAPTSLAATLPIPGSDSRTLTVSNTGGSELNFVAGTLLTASEVTVYEDLPLGKGDVDPRQGILGSGGPDLFGYTWRDSDEPSGPIFDWVDISGIGTPLVLASDDETQTGILLGFDFPYYGGTFNSVNVCSNGWLSFTNTTTDFTNDPLPNSGAPENMLAAFWDDLTLSSGRAYSYRDGTRFILAYVGVPRLGSGGPYTFEVILYPSGRIVYQYLEMQGTRLNEATIGIQNGARNDGLTVVHNANYVHNNLAIELRTIPDWMVVSPSSGTVPAGGSLDLQVALSSAGLFGGVYNGSVRITSNDPDEGVVNVPAVLTATGTTDIGVVPASLDFSWLYVSQYRDLVLQVRNEGSDVLTVSGASFTNPVYGLVGATFPLVLGNHGVANLTVRFAPTGECNPCSGELVLASNDPDEAQLHVPLTGIGIIPPEASVDPTSLHAATATTLGPTAIQKTKTLRLYNTGGSDLNWNAQALSLLPAALDMTPSAETGKDQPGLPGVAPEASGGPDAAGYRWADSDDPTQCPPFDWVDITGVGTQIPFTGDDQNQGPFPLPFPVTFYGNTFNSFRACTNGWISFTSTVTTFSNTTLPNAGSSVPENALAAFWDDLTFSAAGDVYYHYDGQKFIISYVNVPRLTSGGPYTFQILIYPSGTIDFQYLNMQGTRLNEATIGIQNGTKDIGLQVVFNAAYVKNNLRIRFSNAPGWLTVAPTSGTVPVGGHADLAVTFNATGLADGDYSGGVRIASNDLTNPTLEVPASMHVGVVQVAFDLDPGSLNRSSNGTWVSGWIEPGGSYDPHTILRPSVLLQRTVPVAPNSASSYGDPDNDGLLEVQYKFDRLQLSSLLPTGNAVPVEVIGEMADITWFAAIDEIRVLKPRVTTVAGGGEGTKDLTPTYRVAAVVQLDWEAPEGYTPDYYELWFSSDAGESWSLVAGNVHSLQYDWVVPDELTTAGLLELVAMDDKGVMGSWISPQFTITDTPTDTGPLALPTEYSVRPIGANPVTNGKASLELALPQDGPVSVRIYDVRGALVRDLVTSRPYPAGRHVVDWDATNRAGVRVSSGVYFVHTQAGAKDLKVRLTVLR, from the coding sequence ATGACCTTCTCGCGCTTACGCATCGCCGCGGGGCTCCTCGCCGCGCTGACTACGCTGGCTTCCTCCGCGCTTGCTCAACCACCACCTCGACAAATCCCCGACGAAGTCCTGATCAAGTTCAAGCGCACCGCTCCGGCCAGCGAGCGCGCCCTCGTGCGGGCGAACCTGCACGCCCAGACCCTCCACGACTTTTCCCGTATCGGCGTGGAGCATCTCAAGGTTCAGGGCATGACCGTGGACCAGGCCATCCAGCGCTATCGAAACAACCCGCACGTCGAGTTCATCGAGCCCAACTACGAGATCCATGCGGAGCTCGTACCCAACGACCCGCGTTTCCCGGAGATGTACGGCCTCCGCAACACCGGGCAGACCGGCGGCACCGCCGGCGCGGACATCAAGGCCGTCAACGCCTGGGATGTTTTCACGGGCAACCCCAATACGATGATTGGCGTCATCGACACCGGCGTCGACTACAACCACCCCGACCTCGCCGCCAACGTCTGGACCAACCCGGGGGAGATCCCGGGAAACAGCATCGACGACGACCACAACGGCTACGTCGATGACGTCCATGGCTACGACTTCTTCAACAACGACGGCGATCCCTTCGACGACAACGGCCACGGCACGCACTGCTCCGGGACCATCGCCGCGGTGGGCAACAACAACATCGGCGTCACCGGCGTCAATTGGAACGCCAAGATCGTCGGCATCAAGTTCCTGAGCAGCGGCGGCAGCGGCTCCACGGACGGCGCCATCGCCGGGGTGAACTACGCCATCACCGTGGGCGTGCGCTTGACCAGCAACTCCTGGGGCGGCGGCGGCTTCAGCCAGGCGCTCCTGGACGCCATCAACGCCGCCGGCGCGGCGGGCCAGCTCTTCGTCGCCGCGGCGGGCAACTCCTCCGCCAACACCGACGTGAGCCCGCACTATCCCTCGGCATACAACAGCCCCTACATCATTGCGGTGGCCGCTTCGGACCACAACGACAACCTGGCGTCCTTCTCCAACTACGGCGCCACCACGGTCGACCTGGCGGCGCCGGGGGACGACATCCTCTCCACGCTCCCGGGCAACAGCTACGGCTTGCTCTCGGGAACTTCCATGGCGACGCCGCACGTCTCCGGCGTCGTGGGTCTGACCTGGGGCCGCTTCCCGAGCATGCAGAATCTCCTGGTGAAAGACCTGATCCTGAATCGCGTCGACGTGAAGGCCTCGCTGCAGGGACGGGTGCTCACCAACGGGCGTCTCAACGCCTTCATGACCATCGCCGACCCCGACACCCTCCCGCCCGGCGCGGTCGCCAACTTGAGCACCAGCGATCCCAGCTCGAACGCGCTGGTGCTGCACTGGACCGCCACGGGTGACGACGGCGGCACGGGCCGCGCCTCGAGCTACGACATCCGTTACTCCACCTCGCCCATCACCGACGCCAACTTCGGCTTGGCCACGCCGGTGACGGGACCGGACCCGCAGACCGCGGGGTCGGCGGAAACCTTCGAGGTGGGCGGCCTCGACTTCAGCACCACCTATTACTTCGCCCTCAAGGCGCTCGACGAGTACAGCAACCCAGGGCCCCTGTCGAACGTCGCCACCGGGACGACTCTCGGCATCCCCGACATCACCGCGGCGCCGGCGAGCTTCATGGCGGAGCTGCTCACCGGCGGCACCGACACCCAGGTGCTGACGCTCACCAACGATGGCGCCGGGACCCTCGACTTCACCATCCCGACACCGGTGCTGGCGTTTTCCACCCCGGTGATCTTCCCCTACGTGCCGCTCGCCAAGGGCGAGGACGACTGGCGCATCGGCGCCCCCGTCACCGACTCCCAGGGCGGCCCGGACGCTGCCGGCTACCGCTGGATGGACAGCAACGAGCCCGGCGGCCCGGCCTTTTCCTGGGTGGACATCACCGGCGTGGGCACGCAACTCGCCCTCACCGGCGACGACGCGATCTCGCCGGCGCTGCCGCTCGGCATGTCCTTCCCCTTCTACGGCACCTCCTTCAACTCGGTGCGCGTCTGCACCAACGGCTTCCTGTCGTTCACCGACGGCAGCACCGCTTTCGACAACCAGCTACTGCCGAACTCTGGCGCGCCGGCCAACCTGCTTGCCGCCTTCTGGGACGACCTGGACTTCGGGACGACGCCGCGGGTCTACACCTACTTCGACGGCATCCGCTTCATCGTCTCCTGGGTGGGCGCGCCGCACTACCAGAGCGGCGGCCCCTACACCTTCCAGGCCATCCTGTATCCGACGGGCGAGATCGTGGTGCAGTACCAGACCATGGGAGCACCGACGAACAGTGCCACGGTCGGCATCCAGAACGCCGCCAAGAGCATCGGCCTCACCACCGCGTACAACACCGACTACGTGGTGAACGGCCTGGCGGTGCGTTTCGCTCAGGTGCCGCAGTGGCTGACCGTGAGCCCGACGAGCGGCCGCATCCACGCCGGTCAGAGCCAGCTGGTGCAGGTGCACTTCGACGCCTCGGGACTCCTGGGCGGCAACTACAGCGGCTCGATCCACGTGCAGAGCAACGATCCCGACGAGAGCGACGTCGCTCTCACCGCCTCGTTGCACGTGATCGGCGCCCCGGACATCGGCGTCACCCCGGCGTCCCTCGCCTTCGGCACGGTGTTCGTCGGTGCTTCGCCGACGCAGAACCTCACCGTCTCGAATCCGGGCACCGATGACCTGGTCATCACCGGCATCACGAGCGACGATGCTTTCGTCACCACGGCGCCCTCGTCGTTCACCTTGCCGCCGCGGTCAGCGCAGCTCGTCACCGTCACCTACCATCCGACCTCGGTGCGGGCGACGAACGCGACGCTCTCCATCGCCAGCAACGACCCGGACTCGCCGACCACCACGGTGGCGGTGACCGGCGACGCCGTGCCGGCGCCGAGCTTCAGCGTCAACCCCGAGTCCTTCGACGTGTCCCTGCTCACCAACACGGCCACGACGCAGAACCTGCGGGTGACGAACAGCGGTGGCAGCAACTACGTCTTCACCGCCCAGGCCCTCACCTTCGCCGCTTCGGGCACCGTGGACGTCCAGGGCGACGCGGACAACGTCTTCATCGACAAGGGCATGCAAGACGTGCTCTCGGGGCCCCAGGCCGAACAGTCCGGCGGGCCCGACGTCTTCGGCTACACCTACCAGGACAGCGACGTGCCCGGCGGGCCCACCTTCAGCTGGGTGGACATCCGTGCCGTGGGCACCAACATCCCGATGACCGGGGATGACGTGAACACCGGGCCCTATCCCATCGGGTTCAACTTCCCGTTCTACGGGACCAACTTCAGCAATTTCCGGATCTCCACCAACGGCTTCGTGTCGTTCACCAGCACCCTCTCGGCTCTCAGCAACACGACGCTGCCGAACACCGGGAGCGGCGTTCCCGAGAACCTCTTGGCGGTGTTCTGGGACGACATGAACTTCCTCACCGTGCGCCGGGCTTACTACTACAACGACGGCACCCGCCTGATCATCCAGTACCAGGAAGTGCCGCGTTTCGGCGACTCGACGCACCCCAACACCTTCGAGATCATCCTCTATCCGACCGGTCAGATCGTGTACCAGTACCTCTCGATCACGGCGACGACGCGGAACAGCCACACGATCGGGATGCAGAACGCAGCCAAGACCGACGGCTTGCAGGTGGTCTTCAACAACGCGGCGTACATCCATGACGGCCTGGCGATCCGCTTCCGGCCGCCGGCTCGCTTCCTGACCGTGACTCCCCCGTCGGGCAGCGTGCCCCCTGGCGGTTTCGTGGATCTCACCGTCGGTTTCAACGCCGCCGGACTCTTCGGCGGCGACTACCACGGCGCCGTGCGACTCTCCGGCAACGATCCGATCCTGCCGCAACGGGACGTACCGGCCACGCTGCACGTGACGGGTGTGCCGGACTTGGCCACGACGCCGACCTCCATCGATTTCGGCGACATCTTCGTCGGCTTCCCGGCGCTCCGCCAGCTGACGGTGTTGAACGTCGGCACCGACGACCTCACCGTCACCAACATCGTCCCCAGCCATCCGGCTTACGGTGTCGACCAGACGGCCTTCACCATCCCGCCGCTCGGCAGTGCCGTCGTCTTCGTGAGCTTCAGCCCGCCCGGCCCGGGAGCGGTGCCGGCGACACTGACCATCGCGAGCGACGACCCGGACTCGCCGAACACCGTCGTTCCCCTGGCAGGGAACGGTCTGATCCCGCCGGACGTGGGCGTGGCGCCGACGTCGCTGGCGGCAACGCTGCCGATCCCCGGGAGCGACAGTCGGACCTTGACGGTGTCGAACACTGGTGGCAGCGAGCTCAACTTCGTGGCCGGCACCCTCCTCACCGCGAGCGAGGTGACCGTCTACGAGGACCTGCCGCTCGGCAAGGGCGACGTCGACCCGCGCCAGGGCATCCTGGGCTCCGGTGGACCCGACTTGTTCGGCTACACCTGGAGGGACAGTGACGAACCCAGCGGGCCGATCTTCGACTGGGTGGACATCTCAGGGATCGGCACGCCGCTTGTTCTGGCGAGCGACGACGAGACGCAGACGGGCATCCTGCTCGGCTTCGACTTCCCGTACTACGGCGGCACGTTCAACAGCGTGAACGTCTGCAGCAACGGCTGGTTGTCCTTCACCAACACCACCACCGACTTCACCAACGACCCGCTCCCCAACAGCGGGGCGCCGGAGAACATGCTGGCGGCGTTCTGGGACGACCTCACTCTCTCCTCGGGCAGGGCCTACAGCTACCGCGACGGCACCCGTTTCATCCTGGCGTACGTCGGGGTGCCGCGGCTCGGCTCGGGCGGTCCCTACACCTTCGAGGTGATCCTGTATCCCTCCGGGCGCATCGTGTACCAGTACTTGGAAATGCAGGGCACCCGGCTCAACGAGGCCACCATCGGCATCCAGAACGGGGCGCGGAACGACGGCCTCACCGTGGTGCACAACGCCAATTACGTGCACAACAACCTGGCCATCGAGCTCCGCACCATCCCCGACTGGATGGTCGTGAGTCCATCCTCGGGCACAGTGCCGGCCGGCGGCAGCCTGGATCTCCAGGTGGCGCTGAGCTCGGCCGGTCTCTTCGGCGGCGTCTACAACGGCTCGGTGCGCATCACCAGCAACGATCCGGATGAAGGCGTCGTCAACGTGCCGGCCGTGTTGACGGCCACCGGCACCACGGACATCGGCGTCGTGCCGGCGAGCCTCGACTTCAGCTGGCTGTACGTGAGCCAGTACCGCGATTTGGTGCTGCAGGTGCGCAACGAGGGCAGCGACGTGCTCACCGTGAGCGGCGCCTCGTTCACCAACCCGGTGTACGGCCTGGTGGGCGCCACCTTCCCGCTGGTGCTCGGCAACCACGGGGTGGCGAACCTCACGGTGCGCTTCGCACCGACCGGGGAGTGCAACCCCTGCAGCGGCGAACTGGTGCTCGCCTCGAACGACCCCGACGAGGCCCAGCTCCACGTGCCGCTCACCGGCATCGGGATCATTCCGCCCGAGGCCTCGGTCGATCCGACCAGCCTGCACGCGGCGACGGCCACGACACTCGGGCCCACGGCGATCCAGAAGACCAAGACGCTGCGCCTCTACAACACCGGCGGCAGCGACCTGAACTGGAACGCCCAGGCCTTGAGCCTGCTCCCGGCGGCGCTGGACATGACGCCCTCCGCCGAGACCGGAAAGGACCAGCCGGGCCTGCCCGGCGTGGCGCCGGAGGCTTCCGGCGGACCCGACGCCGCTGGTTATCGCTGGGCGGACAGCGACGATCCGACGCAGTGCCCACCCTTCGACTGGGTGGACATCACCGGCGTCGGCACGCAGATCCCGTTCACCGGCGACGACCAGAACCAAGGTCCGTTCCCGCTGCCCTTCCCGGTCACCTTCTACGGGAACACCTTCAACTCCTTCCGTGCGTGCACGAACGGCTGGATCTCGTTCACCAGCACGGTGACCACGTTCAGCAACACGACGCTCCCCAATGCGGGGAGCAGCGTGCCAGAGAACGCGCTCGCGGCCTTCTGGGACGATCTCACCTTCAGCGCCGCGGGCGATGTCTACTATCACTACGATGGACAGAAGTTCATCATCTCGTACGTGAACGTACCGCGCCTCACCTCCGGCGGGCCGTACACGTTCCAGATCCTGATCTACCCGAGCGGGACGATCGACTTCCAGTACCTGAACATGCAGGGCACCCGCCTCAACGAGGCGACCATCGGCATCCAGAACGGGACCAAGGACATCGGCTTGCAGGTCGTCTTCAACGCTGCTTACGTGAAGAACAACCTGCGGATCCGCTTCTCCAACGCCCCGGGCTGGTTGACCGTGGCACCCACGAGCGGCACCGTGCCCGTCGGCGGTCATGCCGACCTGGCGGTGACCTTCAACGCCACCGGTCTGGCGGACGGCGACTACTCCGGCGGCGTCCGGATCGCGAGCAACGACCTCACGAACCCGACCCTCGAGGTTCCCGCCTCGATGCACGTCGGGGTCGTGCAGGTGGCGTTCGATCTCGATCCGGGCAGCCTGAACCGCAGCTCCAACGGCACCTGGGTGTCGGGATGGATCGAGCCGGGCGGCAGCTACGACCCGCACACCATCCTGAGACCGTCGGTGCTGCTGCAGCGGACCGTGCCCGTGGCGCCGAACTCGGCGTCGTCGTATGGCGACCCGGACAATGACGGCCTGCTGGAGGTGCAGTACAAGTTCGATCGCCTGCAGCTGTCGTCGCTCCTGCCCACGGGGAACGCCGTTCCGGTGGAGGTCATCGGCGAGATGGCGGACATCACCTGGTTCGCCGCCATCGACGAAATCCGCGTTCTCAAGCCGCGGGTCACCACCGTGGCGGGAGGTGGCGAAGGGACGAAGGACCTGACGCCGACCTACCGTGTGGCGGCGGTCGTGCAGCTCGACTGGGAGGCCCCCGAGGGCTACACCCCCGACTACTACGAGCTCTGGTTCTCCAGCGACGCCGGCGAGAGCTGGAGCCTCGTGGCGGGCAATGTGCACTCGCTCCAGTACGACTGGGTGGTTCCCGACGAACTGACCACGGCCGGCTTGCTCGAGCTCGTCGCCATGGACGACAAGGGCGTCATGGGCTCGTGGATCTCGCCGCAGTTCACCATCACCGACACGCCGACGGACACCGGGCCGCTGGCGCTGCCCACGGAGTACTCCGTGCGTCCCATCGGTGCGAACCCGGTGACAAACGGCAAGGCCAGCCTGGAGCTGGCGCTGCCGCAGGACGGCCCCGTCTCGGTGCGGATCTACGACGTGCGCGGCGCGCTGGTGCGCGACCTCGTCACCTCGCGGCCGTACCCGGCAGGGCGTCACGTCGTCGACTGGGACGCCACCAACCGCGCCGGTGTGCGGGTGAGCTCCGGCGTCTACTTCGTCCACACCCAGGCAGGTGCCAAGGACCTCAAGGTCCGCCTCACCGTCCTGCGTTAG
- a CDS encoding DUF2905 domain-containing protein, protein MDPQREIGRLLLVVGLLLAALGVLLSLGSKLPFRLGRLPGDIVIKRDHFTFFLPLATSLLVSLGLSLLFWLWRRKP, encoded by the coding sequence ATGGACCCACAGCGGGAAATCGGCAGGCTGCTCCTCGTCGTGGGCCTCCTCCTCGCGGCGCTCGGCGTCCTGCTCTCCCTCGGCTCCAAGCTGCCGTTCCGGCTCGGGCGTCTCCCCGGCGACATCGTCATCAAGCGCGACCACTTCACCTTCTTCCTCCCCCTCGCCACCTCGCTCCTGGTGAGCCTCGGGCTCTCTCTCCTCTTCTGGCTCTGGCGGAGAAAGCCCTAG
- a CDS encoding nucleotide sugar dehydrogenase has protein sequence MESLQGRTVCVVGLGYVGLPLAVEFARLHRVIGLDIDKAKIDELQRGHDRMREVEPATLQSVSIVYTSDPAQIREAEFVIVCVPTPIDAHNNPDLTLVCEASSMVGKHLGPGSTVIYESTVYPGVTEDICLRILERESGRRCPGDFAIGYSPERVNPGDRDHTIPNIVKIVSGCDGPTTERVAALYSGIVRAGVHRAPNIRTAEAAKVIENVQRDLNIALVNELAMIFERMGIRTRDVVEAAGTKWNFHKYTPGLVGGHCIGVDPYYLTHKAQELGYHPEIILAGRRLNDNMHRYVVARLVRELNKKGVASAHATVLVLGLTFKENCSDDRNSRARHLIRELETYGYKVLGCDPWLADARIRQRFGVEPVSLAEAKARLAARAVQGVVVAAPHHEFRDLALDTAAVVIDIKGGLPGNYDSL, from the coding sequence ATGGAATCCCTGCAGGGCCGCACCGTCTGCGTCGTCGGGCTCGGCTACGTGGGCCTGCCGCTCGCCGTCGAGTTCGCCCGGTTGCACCGCGTCATCGGCCTGGACATCGACAAGGCGAAGATCGACGAGCTGCAGCGCGGCCACGACCGCATGCGCGAGGTGGAACCCGCCACCTTGCAGTCCGTTTCCATTGTCTACACCTCCGACCCGGCGCAGATCCGGGAAGCGGAGTTCGTCATCGTCTGCGTGCCCACGCCCATCGACGCGCACAACAATCCCGACCTGACGCTCGTCTGCGAAGCGAGCAGCATGGTGGGGAAGCATCTCGGCCCGGGCAGCACGGTGATCTACGAATCCACCGTCTACCCCGGCGTCACCGAGGACATCTGCCTGCGCATCCTGGAGCGGGAGTCCGGGCGGCGCTGCCCGGGGGACTTCGCCATCGGCTACAGCCCGGAGCGGGTCAACCCGGGCGACCGGGATCACACCATCCCGAACATCGTCAAAATCGTCTCCGGCTGCGACGGGCCGACCACGGAGCGCGTCGCCGCCCTCTACTCCGGTATCGTCCGCGCCGGCGTGCACCGGGCGCCGAACATCCGCACCGCCGAAGCGGCGAAGGTCATCGAGAACGTGCAGCGCGACCTGAACATCGCCCTGGTCAACGAGCTCGCCATGATCTTCGAGCGCATGGGCATCCGCACCCGCGACGTCGTCGAGGCCGCCGGCACCAAGTGGAACTTCCACAAGTACACGCCGGGTCTCGTGGGCGGGCACTGCATCGGCGTCGATCCCTACTACTTGACGCACAAGGCGCAAGAGCTCGGCTACCACCCGGAAATCATCCTCGCCGGCCGGCGTCTGAACGACAACATGCACCGTTACGTGGTGGCACGCTTGGTGCGCGAGCTGAACAAGAAGGGCGTGGCTTCCGCTCATGCCACCGTTCTCGTCCTCGGCCTCACCTTCAAGGAGAACTGCTCCGACGATCGCAACAGCCGCGCCCGGCATCTCATCCGCGAGCTCGAGACCTACGGCTACAAGGTTCTCGGCTGCGATCCCTGGCTCGCCGACGCGCGCATCCGCCAGCGCTTCGGAGTCGAGCCGGTGAGCCTGGCGGAAGCCAAGGCGCGCCTCGCCGCCCGGGCCGTGCAGGGCGTGGTCGTCGCCGCGCCGCACCACGAGTTCCGGGACCTGGCGCTCGATACCGCCGCTGTCGTCATCGACATCAAGGGCGGGTTACCGGGGAATTACGATTCTCTCTGA
- a CDS encoding nucleoside phosphorylase, whose protein sequence is MPEDPRYHIRVQPGEVGGYVLLPGDRERVDRIARHLKEPRRVAENREYRTVTGTLDGTPVSVMSSGMGGPAVAIAVEELRSAGVHTILRVGTTGAVGPGPRRGDAIIATAALRSEGASHAYIEAGYPAVADFDVVQALRQAAAASGQRTHLGLVESSDAYYAGRWKGEAAAERGALLQRAGVLSVEMEAATLFVVGRLCGIRTGCILALREEYGAQGERLQGGPEFEAGLDRVIQIAVDAVRRLIEAQRES, encoded by the coding sequence ATGCCTGAGGATCCCCGCTATCACATCCGCGTGCAGCCCGGCGAGGTCGGGGGCTACGTGCTCCTGCCCGGCGACCGGGAGCGCGTGGACCGCATCGCCCGCCACCTGAAAGAGCCGCGCCGGGTGGCGGAGAACCGCGAGTACCGCACGGTGACCGGGACGCTGGATGGCACGCCGGTGTCGGTGATGTCGTCCGGCATGGGCGGCCCTGCGGTCGCCATCGCGGTGGAAGAGCTGCGCAGCGCCGGCGTCCACACCATCCTCCGCGTCGGCACCACCGGCGCCGTCGGTCCTGGGCCGCGGCGCGGCGACGCCATCATCGCCACCGCCGCGCTACGCAGCGAAGGTGCTTCGCACGCCTACATCGAAGCCGGATATCCCGCCGTCGCCGATTTCGACGTCGTCCAGGCCTTGCGCCAAGCGGCGGCGGCGAGCGGCCAGCGCACCCATCTCGGCTTGGTCGAATCTTCCGACGCCTACTATGCCGGGCGCTGGAAGGGCGAAGCGGCGGCGGAGCGGGGCGCGCTGCTGCAACGTGCCGGCGTGCTCTCGGTGGAGATGGAAGCGGCGACGCTCTTCGTCGTCGGGCGCCTGTGCGGCATCCGCACCGGCTGCATCCTCGCTCTCCGCGAGGAGTACGGCGCCCAAGGCGAGAGGCTGCAAGGAGGCCCGGAGTTCGAGGCCGGCCTCGACCGGGTCATCCAGATCGCGGTGGACGCCGTGCGCCGGCTCATCGAAGCTCAGAGAGAATCGTAA
- the erpA gene encoding iron-sulfur cluster insertion protein ErpA, with the protein MITLTERAVGRIKNILQSEPEAQGKALRLFVQGGGCAGFQYTFGFDDKHDEDAVVAQDDVEVIIDPMSAVYLAGLQVDYTESLTGAGFRFSNPNATGSCGCGKSFSV; encoded by the coding sequence ATGATCACCCTCACGGAACGAGCGGTCGGCCGCATCAAGAACATCCTGCAGAGCGAGCCCGAGGCGCAGGGGAAAGCGCTGCGGCTCTTCGTGCAGGGCGGCGGCTGCGCCGGCTTCCAGTACACCTTCGGCTTCGACGACAAACACGATGAGGATGCGGTGGTGGCGCAGGACGACGTCGAGGTCATCATCGATCCGATGAGCGCGGTGTATCTCGCGGGCCTGCAGGTCGACTACACCGAGAGCCTCACCGGCGCGGGCTTCCGCTTCTCCAACCCCAACGCCACGGGCAGCTGCGGCTGCGGCAAGTCTTTCTCCGTGTGA